In Vitis riparia cultivar Riparia Gloire de Montpellier isolate 1030 chromosome 19, EGFV_Vit.rip_1.0, whole genome shotgun sequence, the following proteins share a genomic window:
- the LOC117908826 gene encoding 60S ribosomal protein L18a-like protein, producing the protein MSEESKNRSDQHYGTFQGVPTYSQPPAVGFPQPVPPPGAAEPSAPPPPPPQYYAHGYQAGPGYAVAEGTPVRERRLPCCGIGLGWFLFIIGFFLAAVPWYVGFFLLLCARVDYREKPGYIACTIAAILATIAIIFGVTKGTGEM; encoded by the exons ATGAGCGAAGAATCCAAGAACAGAAGCGATCAGCACTACGGAACCTTCCAGGGTGTTCCCACCTACTCTCAGCCGCCGGCCGTAGGCTTCCCTCAGCCAGTCCCTCCGCCAGGGGCTGCCGAGCCCTCCGCTCCGCCTCCGCCTCCTCCTCAGTACTATGCTCATGGCTACCAAGCCGGTCCAG GTTATGCGGTTGCTGAAGGAACACCTGTAAGAGAGCGTCGCCTTCCTTGCTGTGGCATTGGTCTTGGCTGGTTCCT GTTCATCATTGGTTTCTTCCTTGCTGCTGTCCCCTGGTATGTCGGGTTCTTCCTTCTACTTTGTGCCAGAGTAGACTACAGAGAGAAACCAGGCTACATTGCCTGCACAATTGCT GCTATTCTTGCCACAATTGCTATTATTTTTGGTGTAACAAAGGGAACAGGTGAGATGTAG
- the LOC117908249 gene encoding uncharacterized protein LOC117908249 codes for MRQFTGQRELLRPAKTQFATAFITLSRLHEQKNNLRKMFTSSNWSDSKWAKEQKGKTIANIVPMPSFWNTIVFCLKVSGPLVRVLRLVYGEKKAPMGYIYEAMNRAKDAIVRSFNGNEEKYKEIFNIIDKRWEIQLHRPLHAAGYFLNPEFFYDKPEIEHDAEIMSDLYKCILRLTRDPAKQEKVVAEVSLFTNAQGLFGNELAVRTRKTRALG; via the coding sequence ATGAGGCAGTTTACTGGACAAAGGGAATTGCTTAGGCCTGCTAAGACTCAGTTTGCAACTGCTTTCATCACATTATCGCGattgcatgaacaaaaaaacaatttgaggaAGATGTTTACAAGCTCAAATTGGTCAGATAGTAAATGGGCAAAAGAGCAGAAGGGGAAAACTATAGCCAACATAGTTCCaatgccttcattttggaacACTATTGTGTTTTGCTTAAAGGTTTCGGGTCCCCTAGTTCGTGTGCTTCGTTTGGTTTATGGTGAAAAAAAAGCTCCTATGGGATACATCTATGAGGCCATGAATAGAGCTAAGGATGCAATTGTGagaagttttaatggaaatgaagagaaatacaaagaaatcttcaacATCATTGATAAGAGGTGGGAGATTCAGCTTCATCGGCCTTTGCATGCAGCAGGGTACTTTTTGAACCCGGAATTCTTCTATGATAAGCCAGAAATAGAGCATGATGCCGAGATTATGAGTGATTTGTATAAATGCATCTTAAGGCTAACAAGAGACCctgctaagcaagaaaaagttGTGGCCGAAGTGAGTTTGTTCACAAATGCCCAAGGACTATTCGGGAATGAGTTAGCTGTTAGGACAAGAAAGACTAGAGCACTaggttag